In the Clostridium gelidum genome, CCTGTACAATCCCCAACAAGATGGAATGCAAATTCACATTGCTTATCTGTAGCATCATTCATCCTGAAAGTTCTATTAAATGTTGTAGGAACATTAGCTTTTAAGCTTATCGGTTCCCAATTATTATTCCAATATTCTTTATAAGGATCCCCTTGTTGACCAATCTTAGGATAAATTTTACAGTCAACTGTAGGTGTTACTGTAAATGACACATCATAAGTGTGACCTTGCTCAAGTACTAATCCTCTATGACGAAATTGAATAGCCCATCTTGTGTCCTTTGATCTTGCCTCATCTGGTTTTATTACAGTTATGTTAAATTTACCATCAGAAATATCAAATTCTCCATGAGCTGGGTAAGTTTCAACTTGAGTCCATGGTAATCCTACTCCGCTATCAAAAGTACTATTTCTTATTAAGTTTCCTGCACCAACTAAATTACTACTTGCTGCATTAGCTAAGGCTGGTGGCATACATGAAGATATCATAATAGCTCCTAAAGCTATTAAACATACGACTTTTTTTCTTATCATTATTGTTCCCCCTATTTATCCCTTATTATTTTACTCATTCCCAAGTACAGTTTTTCTTAATAAAAATAAATCTGCTGAATTAACTCTTGTATCATTATTTAAATCAACATTTTCAGCTTTTATTGGAACTGTTGGATCTAATATATATTTTTGCAATGTAATATAATCTTGAATGTCAACTGCTCCATCTCCATTTGCATCTCCAGGTAATTTATTATCAATTATTTCTTTTGATAAAATTGAAAAAGTACCATTTGCTATAGCTGCTTCTGATTCTGCCCAAAAACGATGATATTTAAATGTTGGTGCAGTTCCATTCTTATAAGCCTCTTCTACTTTTGCAAAGTCAGGATCTTGTTTGTATTTAGAACGAATATCTAAGAAACTTACACCAGATTTAATTTCATCACCATTAGGCATTTTTCCAGTCCATCCATCTGGAGTATATACTTTTGTGTCAAACATTTTGCTATAATCTGCACGTTCTTCTTTAACTGATAATCCTTTATCATCTTGGTTCAAATTCCACATACGATCAAGAAGTTCTTTTGCTAAATTTGTATAAGATGCATCATAAGTTGAATGCTTACTCTTTCCTACACTATAGTACATTAATGTATTAGCTAATGATGATGTTACTCCAATATCTTGTGAATAATCTTTTACCTTAACATGAAGACCTGAATTGCCTGTATAATTTCCATCCCATGTATCTGGCTCTCCTGACCAAGTTAAGTTATTTGGTACTGCATAAGTTCCATCTGCATTAAGTTTAACTACGCTTTTAACCCATTTTGACCATTTATCAAGTATTGCTTCTGCTCTCTTATCTCCTGTCTTATAATAAAGTTCAGCAACACGTTGCATTGACCATGTTTGCATACCAAACCAGTTATTACTTGGTGGATCACGATATACAGGTGCCCAGTCATAAGCCATACCATAGAAGGTTGGTGTTCCTTCTGGATATTTGCTATAACTTCCACTTTCTGTAGTTAATGAATTAGTTGCTCCACCTGCTATTCCGCCTTCTGAAGACTGTAACCATTGATAAAATTCTAATTGACGATCTAAACTCTTATCCCAATCAGATTGACCATTTGTTGATTTAGGTTTAAAGTCGCTATCTTTTGACAATACCCATGCTGCCATTGGGTTTTGATATCCAAAGTGATTATGACTACTTCCAATCTTCCAAGACCAGCCACCATCAGCTCCACCGCCCCAAGCATAGTACCATGACATTAAATAAGATTGACTAGTATTTGACGGATTATCTGTTCCTACACCAATAGGTTTGAAGTATTTATCAAACATAGAATATCTTAAATAATCTCCCATTTTTGTTGCCTTAGTTACATATTTACTAACATCTTTACCTTGAGACTTTGCCCATTCATCAGCCCAATATGTTGCCTGTATCGCACGTGCATCTGCATCTGGTGCATCTGTATAGCGCCATTGTTTAGAATAATTATTATCTCCTGTAAATAAATCTAAGAACCCATTTTTTCCGCCTGATTTAAATGCTTCATATGAAGGTTGAGGTATTGTTTTAAAACATGATTCTTCTTGTCCTCTTTGGAAAGTATTTATATATGATGGTGCCGTACTTTTTTCATCTCCACGGTTGCCAAATCCATACCAATTATCAACATCAAGAAGCCAATGCATTCCATACATTTCACTTGATCCATATGCATTCTTTAATTCGCTACTAATTGGATCCTTTCCAACTGGCGCTCCAAATTGTAATTTACTTGGATACTTATTTATAGTTGGATATTCATTTGCAAGTGTTGCTGGACTATCAGGCTTATATGAATTCATTCCAGTTTGATCTTGGCCATGAGGTATGATGTATTTATCTGCTGATTCCCATGCATCTCCAAAATTAGACCAATTATTTGTGAATTTTCCGTACATTGCTTCTAACCACATATAGTAACTATAAGCTTCACTAGTTGTTTCATGCCCATAATCAGGTGCTTCACACATTAATGTTTCTACTGAATGATAAGGAACCTTCAAAGTTTTTCCATCTTGAGTTATATCTCTGAAATATCCATTTTTTGAATCATGGATTTTTCCCCATAAGCTTATAAAACGTTGTTGGTATTCATCAGTTGCTGTAGTAGTTGTTGAAACCTTTTCAATTGTAGCTGCCATAGCTGCACTACTAAATACTGATGTAAAACAAATTGTTGAGCACATAATAGATGCAACTATTATTTTTAATTTCGCCTTTATCATTGTAAATACCCCCTATTATAATTTTTTGTTTTGTATTGGCTAAATCTTAATTTTTATTAAAATTTAGCCAATACCTTAATTAAATCTAATTAAAATATTGTTCTTGAATTAAAATACACAAACATCTAAATAAATTAATAGTTCTGTTTACATTATTATTTAATATTTATACTTCCACTAGCAAAATCAACTTTTAATTCTTTTCCATTAATGTCATAGAACGAATGATCATCATTATTAAATTCAATTGCTGTTGATCCTTTTGCTGCAGTATCTTTTATTTTTAATTGGATATTTGTTAATACTCCATCAGTTTTTATTGTTTCTGTATCATTCATAGCATTATCCATAAATATTACAGATATTATTTTTGTATCTGGATATACACCATATACAAAATTTACACTTGGATTTGTAATTGCAGTGCCGGCTT is a window encoding:
- a CDS encoding glycoside hydrolase family 48 protein, encoding MIKAKLKIIVASIMCSTICFTSVFSSAAMAATIEKVSTTTTATDEYQQRFISLWGKIHDSKNGYFRDITQDGKTLKVPYHSVETLMCEAPDYGHETTSEAYSYYMWLEAMYGKFTNNWSNFGDAWESADKYIIPHGQDQTGMNSYKPDSPATLANEYPTINKYPSKLQFGAPVGKDPISSELKNAYGSSEMYGMHWLLDVDNWYGFGNRGDEKSTAPSYINTFQRGQEESCFKTIPQPSYEAFKSGGKNGFLDLFTGDNNYSKQWRYTDAPDADARAIQATYWADEWAKSQGKDVSKYVTKATKMGDYLRYSMFDKYFKPIGVGTDNPSNTSQSYLMSWYYAWGGGADGGWSWKIGSSHNHFGYQNPMAAWVLSKDSDFKPKSTNGQSDWDKSLDRQLEFYQWLQSSEGGIAGGATNSLTTESGSYSKYPEGTPTFYGMAYDWAPVYRDPPSNNWFGMQTWSMQRVAELYYKTGDKRAEAILDKWSKWVKSVVKLNADGTYAVPNNLTWSGEPDTWDGNYTGNSGLHVKVKDYSQDIGVTSSLANTLMYYSVGKSKHSTYDASYTNLAKELLDRMWNLNQDDKGLSVKEERADYSKMFDTKVYTPDGWTGKMPNGDEIKSGVSFLDIRSKYKQDPDFAKVEEAYKNGTAPTFKYHRFWAESEAAIANGTFSILSKEIIDNKLPGDANGDGAVDIQDYITLQKYILDPTVPIKAENVDLNNDTRVNSADLFLLRKTVLGNE